A window of Maniola hyperantus chromosome 26, iAphHyp1.2, whole genome shotgun sequence contains these coding sequences:
- the LOC117994311 gene encoding aldo-keto reductase family 1 member B1-like isoform X5 produces MVKGSVVKLSNGKSIPQLGLGTWRSKPGEVVQAVKDAIDIGYRHIDCAFVYGNEPEVGAAISDKIKEGVVKREDLFITSKLWNTFHRPDLVKGALMKTLQNLNLEYLDLYLMHWPQAYKEEGEMFPTDESGKIQFSDVDYVDTWKALEHLVGEGLVRSIGISNFNSKQVERLLKSATVKPVVNQVECHPYLNQKRLQEFCEARGIKLTAYSPLGSPDRPWAKPGEPQLMDDPKLKAIADRLDKTVAQVLIRYQIERGNIVIPKSVTKSRIQSNYQVLDFQLSAEDVQLIDTFDCNGRFVPMTASLGHKYHPFENEEF; encoded by the exons ATGGTTAAAGGTAGCGTAGTCAAGCTTAGCAATGGAAAATCTATTCCACAACTTGGATTGGGCACTTGGAGg TCGAAGCCTGGCGAGGTGGTGCAAGCTGTGAAGGATGCCATAGACATTGGGTACCGACACATAGACTGTGCGTTTGTGTATGGCAATGAGCCAGAGGTGGGGGCAGCCATCAGTGACAAGATTAAGGAGGGGGTTGTTAAGAG AGAGGATCTATTCATCACATCAAAGCTCTGGAACACCTTCCATCGACCAGACCTGGTGAAGGGGGCCCTGATGAAAACCCTGCAGAACCTCAACCTGGAGTATCTGGACCTGTATCTGATGCATTGGCCTCAGGCCTACAAG GAAGAAGGAGAGATGTTCCCAACAGACGAGTCTGGCAAGATCCAGTTCTCGGATGTGGACTATGTGGACACTTGGAAGGCTCTGGAGCACCTGGTGGGCGAAGGCCTGGTCAGGAGTATAGGTATCTCCAACTTCAATTCCAAGCAGGTTGAGCGACTGCTGAAGAGTGCTACTGTCAAGCCTGTGGTCAATCAG GTGGAATGTCACCCATACCTCAATCAGAAGCGCCTACAGGAGTTCTGTGAAGCGCGGGGAATCAAACTCACGGCCTACTCGCCGCTGGGCTCGCCCGACCGGCCCTGGGCCAAGCCGGGCGAGCCGCAGCTGATGGACGACCCCAAGCTGAAGGCCATCGCTGACCGCCTGGACAAGACTGTGGCGCAGGTGCTCATCAG GTACCAGATAGAGCGTGGCAACATCGTGATACCCAAGTCCGTGACCAAGTCCCGCATCCAGAGCAACTACCAGGTGCTGGACTTCCAGCTGTCCGCCGAGGACGTGCAGCTCATAGACACCTTCGACTGCAACGGACGCTTCGTGCCTATGACGGC GTCGCTCGGTCACAAATACCATCCATTTGAAAACGAAGAATTTTAA
- the LOC117994046 gene encoding aldo-keto reductase family 1 member B1-like, producing MASKMPYVKFANGFECPILGLGTWKSKPGEVVQAVKDAIDIGYRHIDCAFVYGNEPEVGAAISDKIKEGVVKREDLFITSKLWNTFHRPDLVKGALMKTLQNLNLEYLDLYLMHWPQAYKEEGEMFPTDESGKIQFSDVDYVDTWKALEPLVGEGLVRSIGISNFNSKQVERLLKSATVKPVVNQVECHPYLNQKRLQEFCEARGIKLTAYSPLGSPDRPWAKPGEPQLMDDPKLKAIADRLDKTVAQVLIRYQIERGNIVIPKSVTKSRIQSNYQVLDFQLSAEDMQLIDTFDCNGRVLPMPSAAGHKYHPFENEEF from the exons ATGGCTTCAAAAATGCCTTACGTGAAGTTTGCAAACGGTTTTGAGTGCCCTATACTAGGTTTGGGAACATGGAAG tcGAAGCCTGGCGAGGTGGTACAAGCAGTGAAGGACGCCATAGACATTGGGTACCGGCACATAGACTGTGCGTTTGTGTACGGCAACGAGCCAGAGGTGGGGGCGGCCATCAGTGACAAGATTAAGGAGGGGGTAGTTAAGAG AGAGGATCTATTCATCACATCAAAGCTCTGGAACACCTTCCATCGACCAGACCTGGTGAAGGGGGCCCTGATGAAAACCCTGCAGAACCTCAACCTGGAGTATCTGGACCTGTATCTGATGCATTGGCCTCAGGCCTACAAG GAAGAAGGAGAGATGTTCCCAACAGACGAGTCTGGCAAGATCCAGTTCTCGGATGTGGACTATGTGGACACTTGGAAGGCGCTGGAGCCCCTGGTGGGCGAAGGCCTGGTCAGGAGTATAGGTATCTCCAACTTCAACTCCAAGCAGGTTGAGCGACTGCTGAAGAGTGCTACTGTCAAGCCTGTGGTCAATCAG GTTGAATGTCACCCATACCTCAATCAGAAGCGGCTACAGGAGTTCTGTGAAGCGCGGGGAATCAAACTCACGGCCTACTCGCCGCTGGGCTCGCCCGACCGGCCCTGGGCCAAGCCGGGCGAGCCGCAGCTGATGGACGACCCCAAGCTGAAGGCCATCGCTGACCGCCTGGACAAGACTGTGGCGCAGGTGCTCATCAG GTACCAGATAGAGCGTGGCAACATCGTGATACCCAAGTCCGTGACCAAGTCCCGCATCCAGAGCAACTACCAGGTGCTGGACTTCCAGCTGTCCGCCGAGGACATGCAGCTCATAGACACCTTCGACTGCAACGGACGCGTCCTGCCTATGCCTTc GGCGGCGGGTCACAAATATCATCCGTTTGAAAAcgaagaattttaa
- the LOC117994311 gene encoding aldo-keto reductase family 1 member B1-like isoform X4 — MVKGSVVKLSNGKSIPQLGLGTWKSKPGEVVQAVKDAIDIGYRHIDCAFVYGNEPEVGAAISDKIKEGVVKREDLFITSKLWNTFHRPDLVKGALMKTLQNLNLEYLDLYLMHWPQAYKEEGEMFPTDESGKIQFSDVDYVDTWKALEHLVGEGLVRSIGISNFNSKQVERLLKSATVKPVVNQVECHPYLNQKRLQEFCEARGIKLTAYSPLGSPDRPWAKPGEPQLMDDPKLKAIADRLDKTVAQVLIRYQIERGNIVIPKSVTKSRIQSNYQVLDFQLSAEDVQLIDTFDCNGRFVPMTASLGHKYHPFENEEF, encoded by the exons ATGGTTAAAGGTAGCGTAGTCAAGCTTAGCAATGGAAAATCTATTCCACAACTTGGATTGGGCACTTGGaag TCGAAGCCTGGCGAGGTGGTGCAAGCTGTGAAGGATGCCATAGACATTGGGTACCGACACATAGACTGTGCGTTTGTGTATGGCAATGAGCCAGAGGTGGGGGCAGCCATCAGTGACAAGATTAAGGAGGGGGTTGTTAAGAG AGAGGATCTATTCATCACATCAAAGCTCTGGAACACCTTCCATCGACCAGACCTGGTGAAGGGGGCCCTGATGAAAACCCTGCAGAACCTCAACCTGGAGTATCTGGACCTGTATCTGATGCATTGGCCTCAGGCCTACAAG GAAGAAGGAGAGATGTTCCCAACAGACGAGTCTGGCAAGATCCAGTTCTCGGATGTGGACTATGTGGACACTTGGAAGGCTCTGGAGCACCTGGTGGGCGAAGGCCTGGTCAGGAGTATAGGTATCTCCAACTTCAATTCCAAGCAGGTTGAGCGACTGCTGAAGAGTGCTACTGTCAAGCCTGTGGTCAATCAG GTGGAATGTCACCCATACCTCAATCAGAAGCGCCTACAGGAGTTCTGTGAAGCGCGGGGAATCAAACTCACGGCCTACTCGCCGCTGGGCTCGCCCGACCGGCCCTGGGCCAAGCCGGGCGAGCCGCAGCTGATGGACGACCCCAAGCTGAAGGCCATCGCTGACCGCCTGGACAAGACTGTGGCGCAGGTGCTCATCAG GTACCAGATAGAGCGTGGCAACATCGTGATACCCAAGTCCGTGACCAAGTCCCGCATCCAGAGCAACTACCAGGTGCTGGACTTCCAGCTGTCCGCCGAGGACGTGCAGCTCATAGACACCTTCGACTGCAACGGACGCTTCGTGCCTATGACGGC GTCGCTCGGTCACAAATACCATCCATTTGAAAACGAAGAATTTTAA
- the LOC117994311 gene encoding aldo-keto reductase family 1 member B1-like isoform X2 yields the protein MASKMPYVKFANGCECPILGLGTWKSKPGEVVQAVKDAIDIGYRHIDCAFVYGNEPEVGAAISDKIKEGVVKREDLFITSKLWNTFHRPDLVKGALMKTLQNLNLEYLDLYLMHWPQAYKEEGEMFPTDESGKIQFSDVDYVDTWKALEHLVGEGLVRSIGISNFNSKQVERLLKSATVKPVVNQVECHPYLNQKRLQEFCEARGIKLTAYSPLGSPDRPWAKPGEPQLMDDPKLKAIADRLDKTVAQVLIRYQIERGNIVIPKSVTKSRIQSNYQVLDFQLSAEDVQLIDTFDCNGRFVPMTASLGHKYHPFENEEF from the exons ATGGCTTCAAAAATGCCTTATGTGAAGTTTGCAAACGGTTGTGAGTGCCCTATACTAGGTTTGGGAACATGGAAG TCGAAGCCTGGCGAGGTGGTGCAAGCTGTGAAGGATGCCATAGACATTGGGTACCGACACATAGACTGTGCGTTTGTGTATGGCAATGAGCCAGAGGTGGGGGCAGCCATCAGTGACAAGATTAAGGAGGGGGTTGTTAAGAG AGAGGATCTATTCATCACATCAAAGCTCTGGAACACCTTCCATCGACCAGACCTGGTGAAGGGGGCCCTGATGAAAACCCTGCAGAACCTCAACCTGGAGTATCTGGACCTGTATCTGATGCATTGGCCTCAGGCCTACAAG GAAGAAGGAGAGATGTTCCCAACAGACGAGTCTGGCAAGATCCAGTTCTCGGATGTGGACTATGTGGACACTTGGAAGGCTCTGGAGCACCTGGTGGGCGAAGGCCTGGTCAGGAGTATAGGTATCTCCAACTTCAATTCCAAGCAGGTTGAGCGACTGCTGAAGAGTGCTACTGTCAAGCCTGTGGTCAATCAG GTGGAATGTCACCCATACCTCAATCAGAAGCGCCTACAGGAGTTCTGTGAAGCGCGGGGAATCAAACTCACGGCCTACTCGCCGCTGGGCTCGCCCGACCGGCCCTGGGCCAAGCCGGGCGAGCCGCAGCTGATGGACGACCCCAAGCTGAAGGCCATCGCTGACCGCCTGGACAAGACTGTGGCGCAGGTGCTCATCAG GTACCAGATAGAGCGTGGCAACATCGTGATACCCAAGTCCGTGACCAAGTCCCGCATCCAGAGCAACTACCAGGTGCTGGACTTCCAGCTGTCCGCCGAGGACGTGCAGCTCATAGACACCTTCGACTGCAACGGACGCTTCGTGCCTATGACGGC GTCGCTCGGTCACAAATACCATCCATTTGAAAACGAAGAATTTTAA
- the LOC138404161 gene encoding dentin sialophosphoprotein-like: MSVDNIPERCREEIKYNINVVKVKESVVPVFQIASQEFVDSQEFNEDNYLGDIDNSFLSNRTVIEKDQGTVDDGNDTLRNKDIETNNEELKNEQNDKGGGADVYRAIPINIDNNSEDLNVTIESVEGEYHSFIDDMDFEEVVYESPVKNLVEKDIRDYSIPIDFYCDDYSKKDSSPKKSPMKQLALAKQNILEPILEESKSSYDDSSDSSKLQNKEDSVKEHHILNEDKSDKNSTENVDNSVKIVSIDSNNFKDHSNDRIEEHENRLSSLSGTTSEKGSSFDSTAEFEKVELIADLVSSILNNVENKINEDTLLFEKRHCTENMFFYLDTSTEEVQEIEKEEEFESFSITQMVENLRRNMNETILTETSESGFSITHTIVEAIVYYIFDAAFYYCANKEKCNKRKQYKKVITVVDYEDILFTTLPGWLGFDVTDKISDDNAEEAARLYSNDKLDIQISNDDNDRWLGFNESLIDVTTGIDNNNVEGLADLNANYTFTEIDDKNEEFEKNKEYDDENNGLYVEIHKTDGINAESTNFNTSGENFDLLTVHNVEQEANMAITLAKFNTSDEELGVMKVNEEENNRTDMSSERNESFYSNDITENEQDIARIEDTSSFSYHDMCDELEDNNETDTSQQFDGNSAEIAAYIICSLIEKSCRIQDEDSQLKTSFNDTFVLNTAFVESDMCYGRSSSPERSQFEECTVSPIRHANKSFAGDDLTVLYEKDDTILGSPFVKKANILSMSQTVHSGGIKYWLSFDDNLDLEIDRPKRKPKFSENLLPSFVVVDLEDKMEKTNFVKEFDEKFLDETNVKRRSGVLCSDDVNVNRNDRFFNNDNIETQTNDIFFDNGNIERHTSDTFGTEASEYNTCESPVDSKTSNLSFQERLIFDCKLESNNKERLIFDSRLVATKRRLHSSWPPFEHTIFYKIISKFRLSESFDLSDLDKARFDNTL, encoded by the coding sequence ATGTCAGTCGATAATATCCCAGAGAGATGTAGAGAGGaaatcaaatataatataaacgtTGTTAAAGTAAAAGAGAGTGTTGTACCAGTTTTCCAAATCGCAAGTCAAGAGTTCGTAGATAGTCAAGAGTTTAACGAGGATAACTATTTGGGAGATATTGATAATAGTTTTTTGTCGAATCGGACTGTTATTGAAAAAGATCAAGGTACTGTAGATGATGGAAATGATACTTTGAGAAATAAAGACATTGAAACTAATAATGAAGAATTAAAAAATGAACAAAACGATAAAGGAGGCGGTGCAGACGTTTACAGAGCAATACCTATCAATATCGACAATAATTCTGAAGATTTAAATGTAACTATTGAATCTGTTGAAGGTGAATACCACAGCTTCATAGATGACATGGATTTCGAAGAAGTCGTATATGAAAGTCCAGTTAAAAATCTAGTGGAGAAAGATATAAGAGATTATTCTATACCGATAGATTTTTACTGTGACGATTACAGCAAAAAAGACTCGAGTCCCAAGAAATCGCCCATGAAACAGCTGGCTTTAGCTAAACAGAATATTCTAGAACCGATATTAGAGGAGTCTAAAAGTTCTTATGATGATTCTAGTGATAGTAGTAAGCTTCAAAATAAAGAGGATTCCGTCAAAGAACaccatattttaaatgaagataAAAGTGACAAAAATTCAACAGAAAACGTAGACAACAGTGTTAAAATAGTTTCAATCGATTCCAATAACTTTAAGGATCATTCAAATGATCGAATAGAGGAACATGAAAACAGGTTAAGTTCACTTAGTGGTACCACTTCAGAAAAAGGCTCAAGTTTTGATTCAACAGCGGAATTCGAAAAAGTTGAACTGATCGCGGATTTAGTTAGTTCGATTTTGAATAATGTCGAAAACAAAATCAATGAGGATACTTTACTTTTTGAGAAACGACATTGTActgaaaatatgtttttttatttagacacaAGTACAGAAGAAGTACAAGAAATAGAAAAAGAGGAAGAGTTTGAAAGCTTTTCGATTACGCAAATGGTGGAAAATCTTAGACGCAATATGAACGAAACAATTTTAACTGAAACTAGCGAATCTGGATTTAGTATTACACATACAATCGTTGAAGCAATAGTCTACTACATATTTGATGCGGCGTTTTACTATTGTGCCAATAAAGAAAAGTGTAATAAAAGGAAACAATATAAAAAGGTTATCACAGTAGTTGATTACGAGGATATACTGTTCACTACTTTGCCTGGTTGGCTAGGCTTTGATGTTACAGATAAAATAAGCGATGATAATGCCGAAGAAGCAGCAAGGTTGTATTCAAACGATAAACTAGATATACAGATTAGCAATGACGACAATGATAGATGGTTAGGTTTTAACGAAAGTTTGATAGATGTTACAACTGGAATAGACAATAACAATGTAGAAGGGTTGGCGGATTTGAATGCAAATTATACTTTTACTGAAATAGACGACAAAAATGAGGAATTCGAAAAAAATAAGGAATATGATGACGAAAACAATGGCCTTTACGTTGAAATACACAAAACCGATGGCATTAATGCAGAATCAACAAATTTCAATACAAGTGGTGAAAATTTTGACCTATTGACAGTTCATAATGTTGAGCAAGAAGCCAATATGGCAATAACACTTGCCAAATTTAATACAAGTGACGAAGAACTAGGTGTTATGAAGGTAAATGAAGAAGAAAACAACAGAACCGACATGTCTAGTGAGAGGAATGAATCTTTTTATTCCAATGATATAACTGAAAACGAACAAGACATAGCTCGCATAGAAGACACGTCATCATTTTCTTATCACGATATGTGCGATGAGCTAGAAGATAACAATGAAACTGACACTTCTCAGCAATTCGACGGTAACAGTGCAGAAATTGCtgcatacataatatgtagtttaATAGAAAAGTCCTGTAGAATACAAGATGAAGATTCTCAACTCAAAACTTCTTTCAACGATACATTTGTTTTGAATACAGCGTTCGTAGAATCAGATATGTGTTACGGTAGATCTTCATCGCCAGAGAGGAGTCAATTCGAGGAGTGTACAGTATCGCCTATACGTCATGCAAATAAGTCTTTTGCAGGCGACGACTTGACTGTCTTATACGAAAAAGATGATACCATACTTGGCTCCCCGTTCGTCAAGAAAGCAAACATTCTGTCAATGTCTCAAACAGTTCACAGTGGTGGAATTAAATACTGGTTATCATTCGACGATAACCTTGATTTAGAAATCGATAGACCTAAACGTAAACCTAAATTCTCAGAAAACCTACTACCAAGTTTTGTAGTCGTAGATTTAGAAGACAAAATGGAAAAAACTAATTTCGTCAAAGAATTTGATGAAAAATTTCTTGACGAAACTAATGTTAAACGTCGTTCAGGTGTCTTATGCAGTGATGATGTCAATGTTAATAGAAATgataggttttttaataatgataatatagAAACACAAACAAATGATATATTCTTTGATAATGGTAATATAGAAAGGCATACGAGTGATACTTTTGGAACGGAAGCCTCTGAGTACAATACATGCGAATCGCCCGTTGATTCTAAAACAAGTAACCTCAGTTTTCAAGAAAGGCTAATATTCGATTGTAAActagaaagtaataataaagAACGATTGATTTTCGATTCTAGATTAGTGGCGACTAAAAGACGTCTGCACTCGTCATGGCCGCCATTTGAACATACGATATTTTATAAGATTATATCTAAATTTAGACTTTCAGAGAGTTTCGATTTAAGCGATTTAGACAAAGCTAGATTTGATAATACTTTATAA